One Streptomyces sp. V4I8 genomic window carries:
- a CDS encoding SDR family NAD(P)-dependent oxidoreductase, with the protein MARNVVISGGGTGIGLATAQLFAADGDQVLLLGRRAEVLEQAGVPGALTYAADLSRTRAVRGVERFVASEFGTVDVLIHSAGGAGHLEPKVDSDEPLDVVLHSWTLNFGLNTLTAALLTEALKDRLADPGGRVLFLSSIAAFRGSGSVAYAASKAALHPYAHDLARQLGPRGITVNVVAPGYVEDTEFFGDAMDEERRERLVAETSTGRAATPGDVAATLHWLASHAAGHITSQIIQVNGGAERGH; encoded by the coding sequence ATGGCTCGCAACGTGGTGATCAGTGGTGGCGGTACGGGAATCGGGCTCGCGACGGCGCAGCTCTTCGCGGCGGACGGGGATCAGGTGCTGCTGCTCGGGCGGCGCGCCGAGGTGCTGGAGCAGGCCGGGGTGCCCGGGGCCCTCACCTATGCGGCCGACCTGAGCAGGACGCGCGCCGTGCGGGGCGTGGAGCGGTTCGTGGCGTCGGAGTTCGGCACCGTGGACGTACTGATCCACAGCGCCGGGGGCGCCGGGCATCTGGAGCCCAAGGTGGACAGCGACGAGCCCCTCGACGTCGTCCTGCACAGCTGGACGCTCAACTTCGGCCTCAACACCCTGACCGCGGCACTGCTCACCGAGGCCCTGAAGGACCGGCTCGCCGACCCCGGCGGGCGGGTGCTGTTCCTGAGCTCCATCGCCGCCTTCCGGGGGTCCGGCAGCGTGGCGTACGCGGCGTCCAAGGCCGCGCTGCATCCGTACGCCCATGATCTGGCCCGGCAGTTGGGGCCGCGCGGGATCACCGTCAACGTGGTCGCGCCCGGGTATGTCGAGGACACCGAGTTCTTCGGCGACGCGATGGACGAGGAGCGGCGCGAGCGGCTCGTCGCGGAGACCTCGACCGGGCGGGCGGCCACGCCCGGGGACGTGGCCGCCACCCTGCACTGGCTGGCGTCCCACGCCGCCGGGCACATCACCTCACAGATCATCCAGGTCAACGGCGGGGCCGAGCGCGGTCACTGA
- a CDS encoding TraR/DksA C4-type zinc finger protein, whose amino-acid sequence MVAKKTAVQQSASSRSTHASASGGGGASGGAGVSEGVGASGSARASGGAAKDVGGKKSAQGGTAGARDGKSVKAVRGAVGGGAVSHAASTAKGRGAKAADVEPEGAMRKAAEAASGDALRKAAPEGATKKVAGRTAARKAGGKAAAPEVGGATAVPEAGGTKAAVSKTAVRKGADEKAVAKKGVGERAAAGEGEGAAETTPAGVGAGDTAAGGKGAGEKTAGKKTVAKKSVGRGKAAKETAAEEVSAEKAVAERGAAKVAAAARKAVAKGGAAKKGAAEERAAKKAAVKVAAGKTAAGQKASRRKGAGGQGGVEESGVGRKSTSKRSAVEESAVEESAVEERAATAGAAGKRAVKEGAAGKHAVKERAVEERAAKEGAAGKRAAKDRAVRESVAEKSAGKEAGVEKSAGKEAGVEKSAVKESAAEVSAGKESAAEVSAVKESVAEVSAGKEAGGEESVGAAGKRAVAERAAGKSVGGKGRAKKAGAAQAAEQTGATTVVAKKTPGTATAAQTAVPKARIAAVEPGELAVRPGEDPWTPEEVEEARAELMGEVMRLRDELTSSEQSLVGLMRDSGDGAGDDQADTGAKNITREHELALAANAREMLTQTERALERLDAGTYGLCENCGNPIGKARMQAFPRATLCVECKQKQERRY is encoded by the coding sequence ATGGTGGCGAAGAAGACCGCCGTACAGCAGTCGGCGTCGAGCAGATCCACCCATGCGAGTGCCTCCGGCGGTGGGGGTGCTTCCGGCGGTGCGGGCGTCTCCGAGGGTGTGGGTGCTTCTGGCAGTGCGCGTGCCTCCGGCGGTGCGGCCAAGGACGTGGGTGGGAAGAAGAGCGCGCAGGGGGGTACCGCGGGGGCGCGGGACGGGAAGTCGGTGAAGGCGGTGCGGGGGGCTGTCGGGGGCGGGGCGGTGTCGCATGCGGCGTCGACTGCGAAGGGGCGGGGGGCGAAGGCGGCGGACGTGGAGCCGGAGGGCGCCATGAGGAAGGCGGCGGAGGCGGCGTCGGGGGACGCCTTGAGGAAGGCGGCGCCGGAAGGCGCCACGAAGAAGGTGGCCGGTCGGACGGCAGCCCGCAAGGCGGGCGGCAAGGCTGCGGCGCCCGAGGTGGGCGGTGCGACGGCGGTTCCTGAGGCCGGCGGTACGAAGGCGGCCGTATCGAAGACCGCCGTCAGGAAGGGCGCCGACGAGAAGGCGGTAGCGAAGAAGGGCGTCGGCGAAAGGGCGGCAGCGGGGGAGGGGGAGGGGGCTGCGGAGACGACCCCAGCGGGGGTGGGTGCCGGCGACACGGCCGCAGGGGGGAAGGGTGCCGGCGAGAAGACCGCCGGGAAGAAGACGGTGGCCAAGAAGAGCGTCGGCAGAGGCAAGGCGGCCAAGGAAACGGCTGCCGAAGAGGTGTCGGCTGAGAAGGCGGTGGCAGAGAGGGGCGCGGCAAAGGTGGCGGCGGCGGCCAGGAAGGCCGTGGCCAAGGGGGGCGCCGCCAAGAAGGGCGCAGCCGAGGAAAGGGCTGCCAAGAAGGCGGCCGTGAAGGTGGCCGCCGGGAAGACCGCTGCTGGTCAGAAGGCTTCTCGGCGGAAGGGGGCCGGTGGGCAAGGGGGCGTCGAGGAGAGCGGCGTGGGGAGGAAGAGCACCTCCAAGAGGAGCGCGGTCGAGGAGAGCGCGGTCGAGGAGAGCGCGGTCGAGGAGCGTGCGGCCACGGCGGGCGCTGCCGGGAAGCGTGCGGTCAAGGAGGGTGCCGCCGGGAAGCATGCGGTCAAGGAGCGTGCGGTCGAGGAGCGTGCGGCTAAGGAGGGTGCGGCCGGGAAGCGTGCGGCCAAGGACCGTGCGGTCAGGGAGAGCGTGGCCGAGAAGAGCGCGGGCAAGGAGGCCGGGGTCGAGAAGAGCGCGGGCAAGGAGGCCGGGGTCGAGAAGAGCGCGGTCAAGGAAAGCGCCGCCGAGGTGAGCGCGGGCAAGGAGAGCGCCGCCGAGGTGAGCGCGGTCAAGGAAAGCGTCGCCGAGGTGAGCGCGGGCAAGGAGGCCGGGGGCGAGGAGAGCGTGGGGGCGGCCGGGAAAAGGGCGGTTGCGGAGCGGGCGGCCGGGAAGAGTGTGGGCGGCAAGGGCAGGGCCAAGAAGGCGGGCGCGGCGCAGGCCGCGGAGCAGACGGGAGCCACGACGGTGGTTGCGAAGAAGACTCCTGGCACGGCCACGGCGGCCCAGACCGCCGTTCCCAAGGCACGCATCGCCGCGGTGGAGCCGGGTGAGCTCGCGGTGCGCCCCGGTGAGGACCCCTGGACCCCGGAGGAGGTGGAGGAGGCACGAGCCGAGCTGATGGGCGAGGTGATGCGGCTGCGCGACGAGCTCACGTCGTCCGAGCAGTCCCTCGTCGGCCTGATGCGGGACTCCGGGGACGGCGCCGGCGACGATCAGGCGGACACCGGCGCCAAGAACATCACGCGCGAGCACGAGCTGGCGCTCGCCGCCAACGCGCGCGAGATGCTCACCCAGACCGAGCGCGCCCTGGAGCGGCTCGACGCGGGCACGTACGGCCTGTGCGAGAACTGCGGCAACCCGATCGGCAAGGCGCGCATGCAGGCCTTCCCGCGCGCGACCCTGTGCGTCGAGTGCAAGCAGAAGCAGGAGCGCCGGTACTGA
- a CDS encoding RluA family pseudouridine synthase: MSTIPEIRTLPVPDGLEGERVDAAISRMFGFSRTKAAELAAAGKVTVDGSVVGKSERVHGGAWLEVEMPQAPAPVQVVAEPVEGMEIVHDDDDVVVIVKPVGVAAHPSPGWSGPTVIGGLAAAGYRISTSGAAERQGIVHRLDVGTSGLMVVAKSEYAYTSLKRQFKERTVDKRYHTLVQGHPDPTSGTIDAPIGRHPHHDYKWAVTAEGKPSITHYDLIEAFRAASLLDVKLETGRTHQIRVHMAAHRHPCVGDLTYGADPTLAKRLRLTRQWLHAVRLGFEHPGDGQWAEFESDYPADLQKALDQVREETYA, translated from the coding sequence GTGAGCACGATTCCCGAGATCCGTACCCTGCCCGTGCCCGACGGCCTGGAGGGCGAGCGCGTCGACGCCGCCATCTCTCGCATGTTCGGCTTCTCCCGGACCAAGGCGGCCGAGCTCGCCGCCGCGGGGAAGGTCACGGTCGACGGGTCGGTGGTCGGCAAGTCGGAGCGGGTGCACGGCGGCGCCTGGCTCGAGGTGGAGATGCCGCAGGCGCCCGCGCCGGTGCAGGTCGTCGCCGAGCCGGTCGAGGGCATGGAGATCGTGCACGACGACGATGACGTGGTCGTGATCGTGAAGCCGGTCGGGGTCGCCGCGCATCCTTCGCCGGGCTGGAGCGGACCGACGGTCATCGGTGGTCTCGCCGCCGCCGGGTACCGGATCTCGACGTCGGGTGCCGCCGAGCGCCAGGGCATCGTGCACCGGCTCGACGTGGGCACGTCCGGGCTGATGGTGGTCGCCAAGTCCGAGTACGCGTACACGTCGCTCAAGCGCCAGTTCAAGGAGCGCACGGTCGACAAGCGGTACCACACCCTGGTCCAGGGCCACCCCGACCCGACCAGCGGCACCATCGACGCGCCCATCGGCCGCCACCCCCACCACGACTACAAGTGGGCGGTCACGGCCGAGGGCAAGCCCTCGATCACGCACTACGACCTGATCGAGGCGTTCCGCGCGGCCTCCCTGCTCGACGTGAAGCTGGAGACCGGCCGCACCCACCAGATCCGTGTCCACATGGCCGCGCACCGGCACCCCTGCGTGGGCGACCTGACCTACGGCGCCGACCCGACGCTCGCCAAGCGGCTCCGGCTCACGCGGCAGTGGCTGCACGCCGTGCGGCTCGGCTTCGAGCACCCGGGGGACGGGCAGTGGGCCGAGTTCGAGAGCGACTACCCGGCCGACCTGCAGAAGGCCCTGGACCAGGTCCGTGAGGAGACGTACGCGTGA
- the lspA gene encoding signal peptidase II produces MAEAERIIGTPDTPEAAGAEPEQADEHAKDSAAERPRGRRRIAVLFGVAAFAYALDLVSKMIVVAKLEHHPPIEIIGDWLKFEAIRNAGAAFGFGEAFTVIFTVIAAAVIVVIARLARKLYSLPWAIALGLLLGGALGNLTDRIFRSPGVFEGAVVDFIAPKHFAVFNLADSAIVCGGILIVLLSFRGLDPDGTVHKD; encoded by the coding sequence GTGGCAGAGGCGGAGCGCATCATCGGTACGCCGGATACCCCCGAGGCGGCGGGAGCCGAGCCGGAGCAGGCCGACGAGCACGCGAAGGACTCCGCGGCCGAGCGGCCCCGGGGCAGGCGCCGGATCGCCGTGCTGTTCGGCGTCGCCGCGTTCGCGTACGCCCTCGACCTGGTCAGCAAGATGATCGTGGTCGCCAAGCTGGAGCACCACCCGCCGATCGAGATCATCGGTGACTGGCTGAAGTTCGAGGCGATCCGCAACGCGGGCGCGGCCTTCGGCTTCGGCGAGGCCTTCACCGTGATCTTCACGGTGATCGCGGCGGCCGTGATCGTGGTGATCGCCCGGCTCGCCCGCAAGCTCTACAGCCTGCCCTGGGCGATCGCGCTCGGCCTGCTGCTCGGCGGCGCCCTCGGCAACCTCACCGACCGGATCTTCCGTTCGCCGGGCGTCTTCGAGGGCGCGGTCGTGGACTTCATCGCGCCCAAGCACTTCGCCGTGTTCAACCTGGCCGACTCGGCGATCGTGTGCGGCGGCATCCTGATCGTGCTGCTGTCGTTCAGGGGGCTGGATCCGGACGGGACCGTCCACAAGGACTGA
- a CDS encoding Na+/H+ antiporter, with amino-acid sequence MDQLALLFVLLLGAVVSVPVGDRLGLPAPVLMTLLGIVLALLEFVPNVEVPPDLILPLLLPPLLYAAVRRTSWRQFAANVRPIFLLAVALVFVTTVCVAAVAHAIVPGLPLAAAVALGALVAPPDPVAATAVAGQLGLPRRLVSILEGEGLFNDVTAIVLYHVAIAAAVSGTFSPWQAGLDLVLSAVVALAVGLALGWGANKLMDLLGDPTLQIGLSLLVPYASYVMAEELHGSGVLAVLITALFLAEYATDADDVMTRLAGHTFWDIVDTLVTGVAFGLIGLELHNAVRTASGRWGEMLGWAAAVVGVVVLVRLMWLLPATWLTKRLHAKRDLDEEIPTSWRETVVMWWSGMRGVASVALALAVPLETDSGAPFPDRDEIIFIAFGVIMATLVLQGLTLPWLVKRLGVRADSEREKEFEKQLAVRAARAAKRRLKEIEEVEDLPEELSEQMLRRAFEIGVRISPDMGEEERREAHQHRVRRLKRVRRIQNELLSAARHEVLAARSEPGADPEVVDRVLRHLDVRSLR; translated from the coding sequence GTGGATCAGTTGGCCCTGTTGTTCGTGCTGTTGCTCGGGGCCGTGGTGAGTGTCCCGGTGGGGGACCGGCTCGGGTTGCCGGCGCCGGTGCTGATGACGCTGCTCGGGATCGTTCTCGCGCTGCTCGAGTTCGTGCCGAACGTCGAGGTTCCGCCGGATCTCATCCTGCCCCTGCTGCTGCCGCCCCTGCTCTACGCCGCCGTACGACGGACCTCGTGGCGGCAGTTCGCGGCGAATGTGCGGCCCATCTTCCTGCTGGCCGTGGCGCTGGTGTTCGTCACGACGGTGTGCGTGGCCGCGGTCGCCCACGCGATCGTGCCGGGGCTGCCGCTCGCCGCCGCCGTGGCGCTGGGCGCGCTGGTCGCGCCGCCCGATCCGGTCGCGGCGACCGCCGTCGCCGGGCAACTCGGGCTGCCGCGGCGCCTGGTGTCCATCCTGGAGGGCGAGGGCCTCTTCAACGACGTGACGGCCATCGTGCTGTACCACGTGGCGATCGCGGCCGCCGTGAGCGGCACGTTCTCGCCGTGGCAGGCCGGCCTCGATCTGGTGCTCTCCGCGGTGGTGGCGCTGGCCGTCGGGCTCGCTCTCGGATGGGGCGCCAACAAGCTGATGGATCTGCTGGGGGATCCGACCCTGCAGATCGGGCTCTCGCTGCTCGTGCCGTACGCCTCCTATGTGATGGCCGAGGAACTCCACGGCTCCGGCGTGCTCGCCGTGCTCATCACCGCCCTGTTTCTCGCCGAGTACGCCACCGACGCCGACGACGTGATGACACGGCTCGCCGGACACACCTTCTGGGACATCGTCGACACGCTGGTCACCGGCGTCGCCTTCGGGCTGATCGGGCTCGAACTGCACAACGCGGTGCGGACGGCGTCCGGGCGGTGGGGCGAGATGCTCGGCTGGGCGGCCGCGGTGGTCGGGGTCGTCGTACTGGTGCGGCTGATGTGGTTGCTGCCGGCCACCTGGCTCACCAAGCGGCTGCACGCGAAGCGGGACCTGGACGAGGAGATCCCGACGAGCTGGCGTGAGACCGTCGTGATGTGGTGGTCGGGGATGCGTGGCGTCGCCTCGGTGGCGCTGGCGCTCGCCGTTCCGCTGGAGACCGACTCGGGCGCCCCGTTCCCCGACCGGGACGAGATCATCTTCATCGCGTTCGGCGTGATCATGGCGACGCTGGTGCTCCAGGGGCTGACCCTGCCGTGGCTGGTGAAACGGCTCGGGGTGCGGGCCGACAGCGAGCGGGAGAAGGAGTTCGAGAAGCAGCTGGCGGTGCGCGCGGCGCGGGCGGCGAAGCGGCGGCTGAAGGAGATCGAGGAGGTCGAGGACCTGCCCGAGGAGCTGTCCGAGCAGATGCTGCGAAGGGCGTTCGAGATCGGGGTGCGGATCAGCCCGGACATGGGCGAGGAGGAGCGCAGGGAGGCGCATCAGCACCGGGTGCGGCGGCTGAAGCGGGTGCGGCGGATCCAGAACGAACTGCTGAGCGCGGCACGGCACGAGGTGCTGGCGGCACGCAGCGAGCCGGGGGCCGATCCGGAGGTGGTCGACCGGGTGCTGCGGCATTTGGACGTGCGCAGCCTGCGGTGA
- a CDS encoding GNAT family N-acetyltransferase, which yields MSLPSPSTPYAVRVAEDPADREACFAVRKEVFVVEQGVPQEIEYDAYDSGAVHVLAVREDGTPLGTGRLLYGEAAAAKVGGDLSVGSLGRLAVTQAARGLGVGVALVRAIEDAARARGLAAVDLHAQTHALGFYERLGYVAYGPEFPDAGIPHRAMRRAL from the coding sequence GTGAGTCTGCCGTCGCCGTCCACTCCGTACGCGGTGCGGGTCGCCGAGGACCCCGCCGACCGCGAGGCGTGCTTCGCGGTGCGCAAGGAGGTCTTCGTCGTCGAGCAGGGCGTCCCGCAGGAGATCGAGTACGACGCCTATGACTCCGGGGCCGTGCATGTGCTGGCCGTCCGGGAGGACGGGACGCCGCTCGGGACCGGGCGGCTGCTGTACGGGGAGGCGGCCGCGGCGAAGGTCGGCGGGGATCTCTCGGTGGGCTCGCTGGGGCGCCTCGCCGTGACGCAGGCGGCGCGTGGCCTCGGCGTCGGGGTGGCCCTGGTGCGGGCCATCGAGGACGCGGCACGCGCGCGTGGGCTCGCGGCCGTGGACCTGCACGCGCAGACGCATGCTCTGGGGTTCTACGAGCGGCTGGGGTACGTGGCGTACGGCCCGGAGTTCCCGGACGCGGGGATACCGCACCGGGCGATGCGGCGCGCCCTGTAG